The Streptomyces sp. ALI-76-A nucleotide sequence CGCGCCGCCGGGTGCCGCGGACGAGACGGCCGTACTGCCTCCGGTGCGGGACGAGGCTCCCTCGGACCGGGTTCCGCCGGGCTTCTTCCGGGACGAGGAGTCCGGGGCCCGGCCGGGCGGTGGCGACGACCGTACGCGTGAGCTGCCCCAGCTCGACGAGGACGGGACGCCCCGGCGCCGGGCCCGGTCGGACTGGGCGGAGGAGACTCCGCTGGACGATCTGCCCACGTTGGCCGACGAACTGCTCGGCCCGCTGGATCGTGACGACGAGGAGCCCGACGAGGGACGTGGGCGGCGCGGCCGGGGGCGGGGGCGGCGGGGCTAGGCGGTTGGGACGGTTGCACGGACCCCTGGCCGGCGTTCGCTGGGCAGGGGGTGCGGCGGTACGGCTGCCGGCGGGGTGGCGGGCCTGGCCTGCCGTAGTTTTGCGGGTGCGGGTGCGGGTGCGGGTGCGGGTGCGGGTGCGGGTGCGGGTGCGGGTGCGGGCTGCGGTGCGCGGTCTGCGTCTCTGTGGGCCACCTGCCGCGTCAGGCCGCCCGCCGGACGAGGTTCGTGGGCCTCGGCTCGCTCCGCACCGTGCCGGGCCGCTCTCCCGCCCATCCCGCGCCCCTGCGGCTCGGCCGTGCCTGGACCGCGTAGGACGCCCGGCTCGTCCCGCCCCGCCTCGGTTGTCAGTGCCACCCCTCACAATGGATCTCGCACGGCGAACACGACGAAAGGGCGGGTGACGTATGACCGTCTGGGACGACCTGGTCGGCCAGGAGCGGGTGAGCGAGCAGCTCGACGCCGCTGCCCGGGACGCCGATGCCCTCGTCACCGCGGTCTCTGCCGACACCCCGCCCCCCGAGGCGTCGAAGATGACGCACGCCTGGCTGTTCACAGGACCGCCCGGAGCGGGGCGGAACCAGGCGGCACGGGCGTTCGCCGCCGCGCTGCAATGCGTCAGCCCGGACCGGGCGCTCGGCGGGTCCCCCGGCTGCGGCTTCTGCGACGGCTGCCACACGGCACTGGTCGGCACCCATGCCGACGTGTCGACCGTCGCCGCCGTGGGATCGCAGATCCTCGTCGACGACATGCGGGACACCGTCCGCAAGTCGTTCACCTCGCCGGCCAACGGCCGCTGGCAGGTCATCCTCGTCGAGGACGCCGAGCGGTTGAACGAGAAGTCGGCCAACGCCGTCCTCAAGGCCGTGGAGGAGCCCGCCCCCCGCACGGTGTGGCTGCTGTGCGCCCCCTCCATCGAGGACGTCCTGCCGACCATCCGCTCCCGCTGCCGCCACCTGAACCTGAGCACGCCCTCCGTCGAGGCCGTCGCCGACATGCTCGTACGCCGGGAGGGCGTGGAGCCGGCCGCCGCCATGGCCGCCGCCCGCGCCACCCAGGGCCATGTCGACCGGGCCCGCCGTCTCGCCACCGACCCGGCCGCGCGTGAGCGCCGGGCCGCCGTTCTCAAGCTGCCGCTCCGCGTCGACGACATCGGCGGCTGTCTCCGGGCCGCCCAGGAACTCGTCGACGCGGCGGCCGAGGACGCCAAACAGCTCGCCGAGGACATGGACGGCAAGGAGACCGAGGAGCTCAAGATGGCGATGGGCGCCTCCGCGGGCGGCCGGATGCCGCGGGGCACGGCGGGGGTGATGAAGGAGCTGGAGGACCGACAGAAGCGCCGCAGGACCCGCACACAGCGCGACAGCCTCGACCTCGCGCTCTCCGACCTCACCTCCTTCTACCGCGATGTCCTCGCCCTTCAGCTCGGCTCCCGGGTGGCGATCGCGAACAGCGACGTGGGGGACGTCCTGGAGCGGCTCGCCCGCGCGGGCTCACCGGAGTCCACACTCCGTCGCATCGAGGCGATCGCCGCGTGCCGCGACGCCCTCGACCGCAATGTGGCCCCGCTGCTGGCGGTGGAGGCGATGACGATGGCTCTGAGAGCGGGCTGACCACGGCATCACGGGCGGGTGACCTCCGTCACGCAGAGCGAGCCGATTCCACCACTCAGCGCGAGCTGACTCCACCACTCAGCGCGAGCTGACTCCGTCACTCGGGGAGGGCCGACTCCGCACCAAGGGCGGGTCAGGCTCTCCCAGAGCGGCGTGGCATCACCTGACGCCACGCCGGTTGACCACGTCACTCGTCCGAGGCATGGTGTGCACGGAGCGCATTCATGCGCTCTCCCAGAGTTACGCTCGGGTGATGCACAACAGGCGCAGCTCCCGCCCGAACACGACAGCGGACCGGACCGACGTGCCCGGCCCGAGCCCCCGCAGCCCGCGCACCCCCGGCCCGCGTTCACGCAGAGCCCGCACCGTCGGCGCTCTCCTCGTCTCCGCGGCGTTGCTCGTCTCCGCGTGCTCCTCGGGCACCACGACGACGTCCGCCGGTGCGGCGGCCGAGGCGGCGCTCGCCGCGCTGCCGCGGGCCACGCCGGCCACCCTGACCCCGTACTACGCGCAGAAGCCGAAATGGCGCTCCTGCGGGGTCACCGGCTTCGAGTGCACCACGCTGAAGGCACCACTCGACTACGCGAAGCCGGACGACGGCGACATCCGGCTCGCCGTCGCCCGGAAGAAGGCCACGGGCCCGGGGAAACGCCTCGGCTCCCTCCTCGTGAACCCTGGCGGGCCGGGCGGTTCCGGGGTCGGCTATCTCCAGGCGTATGCCGGGATCGGCTACCCGGCGGAGGTCCGCGCCCGCTACGACATGGTCGCGGTCGATCCCCGCGGCGTCGCCCGCAGCGAGCCCGTGCGGTGCCTGAGCGGGCCGAAGATGGACGCGTACACGCAGACGGACGTCACGCCCGACGACCAGCGGGAGACCGACGGTCTCGTCGACGCGTACCAGCGGTTCGCCGCAGGCTGCGGAGCCCGCTCGCCGAAGCTGCTGCGGCATGTGTCCACGGTCGAGGCGGCCCGGGACATGGACATCGCGCGGGCGGTGCTGGGCGACGCCAAGCTGAACTTCGTGGGGGCGTCGTACGGGACGTTCCTCGGGGCGACGTACGCGGGCCTCTTCCCGGACCGGGCGGGCCGGCTGGTCCTGGACGGCGCGATGGACCCCTCGCTGCCCGCTCGCCGGATGAACCTCGACCAGACGGCGGGGTTCGAGACGGCGTTCCAGTCGTTCGCGAAGGACTGCGTGCAGCAGCCGGACTGCCCGCTGGGTACCAAGGGCACGACGACCACGGCGGTCGGCCGGAACCTGAAGGCCTTCTTCGGGAAGCTGGACGCCCGGCCGATCCCCACGGGCGACGCGGACGGCCGCAGACTCGGCGAGTCCCTCGCGACCACCGGCGTGATCGCGGCGATGTACGACGAGGGCGCGTGGGCGCAGCTGCGCGAGGCGTTGAGCTCGGCGATGAAGGAGAACGACGGCGCCGGCCTGCTGGTCCTGTCCGACAGCTACTACGAGCGTGAAGCCGACGGGAACTACGCGAACCTGATGTTCGCCAACGCCGCCGTGAACTGCCTCGACCTCCCGGCGGCCTTCGACACCCCCGATGAGGTGCGAAAGGCCCTGCCCGCGTTCGAGAAGGCGTCCCCCGTCTTCGGCGAGGGCCTCGCCTGGGCCTCCCTGAACTGCGCGTACTGGCCGGTCGCGGCCACCGGTGAGCCGCGCCGCATCGAGGCGAGGGGCGCCGCCCCGATCGTCGTGGTCGGCACCACCCGTGACCCGGCGACACCGTACCGCTGGGCCCGCGCCCTGGCCGCCCAGTTGTCGTCCGCCCGTCTGCTCACCTACGAGGGCGACGGCCACACCGCCTACGGCCGGGGCAGCGCCTGCATCGACTCCACGATCAACGCGTACCTGCTCCGCGGCACCCCTCCGACGGACGGAAAACGCTGCTCCTAGCTGCGTGAACGGCCTGATCCCAGCCCCGGTGATCCCACGCCGGGGCCGGTTCGGAGCACCCTCGGAAACTGTGTAGACTTACCCGCGTTGCTGATCGCACCATGGTGCGGACAGCGCGCCGCCTTAGCTCAGATGGCCAGAGCAACGCACTCGTAATGCGTAGGTCTCGGGTTCGAATCCCGAAGGCGGCTCTCCGAAAAGGTCCAGCTCTGTGCCCTTGAGCTGGGCCTTTTTCGTTCAGCGGATGCGCCGACGGCGGTGTGCCCGGGCTGCACGAGTGTTGGCGGTCTCACTTCTGGTCTCAGTGGGGCCCGGAATCGGGGTCGACTGCGGCGGTACGAAGAACTCGCCCATGCGTCGCATGGCGTCCTTGGACAGGTGGGACCGGCCCTTGACGTACCGCCGGGTCTGGCTGATCTGGGTGTGCCGCAGGATCTCCATGATGGTGGGCATGTCGACGCCCAGCTCGTTCAGGATCGTGCCGGCGGTGTGGCGACTCCCGTCGTACAGGCGGCGGTCATCGATCCCGGCCTCCTTGAGCAGTTCCTTGAACTCCTCGTAGTCGGCGCGCGGGTCCAGTGGCCGGCCGTCCGCGCGCGAAAACACCACGTCGTGCTCCTGCCACAGCTCCCCGGCGGTCTCCCGTGCCGCTTCCTGCTGGACCTTGTGATCGTGCAGGAAGGGGATGAAGACGGGCGGGATCGGCACGGCGTTCCGGCTCTTCTTGGTCTTGGGCCGGGTGAAGACGAGTCCGCCTTCCTTGCGGCGCGGGCAGGTGCTCGCGTGCTTGGTGCATGTCTTGGCGCACGGCTTGGGGCAGCCACGCTTGTAGCCCCTGTGCGCGGTGCAGTCCGGCGGGCACGACTCGAAGCGGTGCAGACGCCCTCCACAGGCGTGCGGGTCGGCGCAGCCGTGCCGCCAGGTGAGGCGCTGTAGCTGCCACTCGGGGCGGAACAGCTCCGCTTCCAGGTCGACGTACGACCAGCGCAGGCCGAGCGTCTCGCCCTGCCGGAACCCCATGCCGACACCGACGATCCACCGCATGAAGGTGGGGCGCTTCGCTGCGGCTTCGAGGAAGGCTTTGGCCTCCTCCTTGGTGAAGGGGTTGGCCTCGGTCTCGTCGACACTCGGCGGGTCCACGAGGGTGGCGACGTTCTCCCCGATGATGCGGCGGCGGTGGGCGATTTTCAGGGCGCGGGACAGGATGCGGTGCACCTTCACGACGTGCGAGGGGGCGTGTCCGGCGTCGAGCATGGCCCGGTACATCCGCTCCAGGTGCTCGGGCTGCAACTTGTCGATGCGATGCTTTCCGACGCCGGGGATGATGTCGTTGCGGGTCTTGGACCAGTAGTCATCGAGCGAGCGCGGTTTGAGCTTCAGACTCGCGATGTCGGTGAGGTAGGTCTCCATCCACGCTGCGACGGTCGGCTTGCGGCCCGCGGCGGGCGCGCGTCCCTGGTCCCGCTGGCGCTCCAGTTCCTTCACCTTGCGCTTGATCTCGGCTTCGGTGCGGGCCCGGCGGTGGCGTCGGTCGGGGCCGCCGTCGCTCTTGACGCCCATCGTCACGCGGCCGTGCCACCAGCCATCGGCGCCGAAGTAGATGGACGACTCCATGTTGGGCTTGCGGGGGCTCATGTGCTCCTCCATGAGGGAGGCGCCCCGAGCGGGATGCTCGGGGCGCCTCGGTGACGTGCTTAGGGTCAGTTGGGCAGCGGGGCCAGACTCGCCACGTACGCCTCAAGGTCGGCACGCCGAATGCGGCGCGTGCGACCCAACTTGATGTACTTCAGGGCGCCTTCGGCCATCAGCTCGTAGACAGTGGAACGGCCGATGGCGAGCGCTTCGGCGGCCTCTTCCGGCTTGTACAGGAGTCGGTCGACGGGAGCGGCAATCGCGGTGCTCATCCGGGTGTCTCCTAAAGGCTTGGCACTGTCAGGGCTTGCGCCTGTCCGAGGTGCGGATTTCTGCGTCACCTGCGTCATCTGCGTCATTCGCCGTGCTGACCTGGGGTTTCGCGGTGACGCAGCACGGCGGGGGTGCGTCACCAGTGACGCATGCCTTCGTAATCGGGTGACGCGGGGTGACGCAGGAATCGGCTGTCTGCGTCACCCGTCTTTCGGCAGGTCAGCGGCCGTTTTCGGGGTGCGGGTGACGCAGGTGACGCAGCATCTCTCTCCTTAGGACAAAAAGGGGTGGTGTCTGTTGTGGTGCGCGGCTCAGGACGTGAAGAGGGAGCCGCTTTGCGGCGCGTCCTTTGCAGGGCGGCGCCGCCGCCGAACAGCAAGAGGAGCACGCGCCGACGGGTGCTCCTTTTGCTTGTCCGGACCGGTCGTGGTGCCGCGCGGTCAGAAGGCCGCTTCCTGCTCAGACGGTGGCGGTGCGGTGGCCGGCCGCGCGATTTCGATGTAGCGGGAGGTGTTGGTGCGTCCCCAGTCGATGAGGACGCCCCGGGCGGCGAGGGTGGGCTGGAGGCGCTTGAGCCGGTCGGAGAGCACCTTGCCGGTGGTCGGCCACCCTTTGGGCAGGGGACGGCACTCCTCGCCCGTGTAGAGGCCCGTGAGGCAGTGCAGCCATTCGGCCGACGTCATCCGCTGCTCAGTGCCCGGCTCGATGCCGGCGGCGTGCTTGAGCACGGTCTGCGCCAGCAGGTCGCCCTCGATGACGTCGTCGTTGAGGTCGTCCAGGCTGGCCCGGTAGGCGGCCAGCGCCCCCAGGCCGGTGGCCGCGTCGAGCTGCGCGCACAGGTGCGCGAAATCCGCCATGCGCAGGTCGGTCGGGATGTCCGCCTGCGCCGCCCGCACCTGCACCGTGAGGTCCAGGAGCGAGCCGAGGATGACGGGCAGCACCTGGGCGAAGTCGGACCACAATTCCGCCTCGGTGCGCCGCACCCGGGGGCGTTCCAGACGCAGGGGCAGGAGCCGTTCGGCGAGGTCGGGCCGGATGACGCCGACGTCGATGCCGGTCAGGAGCAGGGGCCGGCGGTAGCCGATGCGGAAGACGTCCCCGTCGGTGAACAGGGCGCGCTTGACGTTCTCGGCCCCGGTCACGATGCAGCACATCGCATCCGACAGCTCCGGGGTCATGTGGGAGAGGTTGTCCAGCGCGGTGACCCACCCGGCCGCCACCGCCGTGATCAGGTTCTCCTCGTCCTTCGGCGCCCGGCGCAGGTCCCCCGTCATCCCCTCGATGATCCGCACCAGCATCCGCCCGCCGGTGGACTTGCCCGCACCCTGCGGGCCGGTCAGGAATGGAGCCGGGACGGGCACGTCCGGCCCCAGGCAGCCGATGAGCCACGCGATGGCCAGGCACTCCGTTTCGGCGGTAGCGAAGTTGCACAGCCGCATCAGCAGGTCGATGCCCTTGCCGTCGGTGTCCTTGACCGGCAACGGCAGTTCCCCCGTGAGCTGGGTGCGCCGCCAGCAGACTTCCTGCGGGTCCGGGGTGCGGACGTCCCATCCGGTGGGGTGGATACGCACGGACTGCCCGTCGCCCCGTCCCAGGTCCAGCCAGGTGGCCCCGTCGTACCCGGGGGCGACGCGGATGTGCACGGGCTGCACGTCCTCGGTCAGCGCCAACGCTTCGATCAGGTCGAGCGCTTCCTTCATAGCGGTGCCGTTGAACACGCCGATGCCGTCCTTGAACAGCCCGACCATGAGTTCCTGCCGGTGGCTACCGGTCGTGCCCTGGGAGCGGATCGGACGGGCCACGGGGTGCCCGTTGCGCTGCGCGTACACGGTGCCGTCGGCGGTGCGGAAGTACCGGAAGTGCGCCTGTGCGTAGTCGGTGATGATCTCGCGAGCGGGTGTCTTCTCGTCGTCGGACATGGTCACAGTCCCAACGTGGTGCGGGCGTTGGCCCACGCGTCCGCGCAGTGCCGGGCGGTCTCGCCCTTGGCCTGCGCGGCGGCGAACAGCCGCGTGACGTGGGCGTCGGTGAGGCAGCCGCACCGGCCGTGCTTCGACAGCACCGCGAGGAACGTCCGGTACACGCTCGCGTGCACCGCGCTGCGGGCTTCGGTGATGCGCTGCTCGGCCATGGCGATACCGCGTTCCAGATAGGCGGGCGTGCGGTGTGGGCACTCCCCGTTTGCGGATCCGTCGGGCGTGGTGACGGTGTGCGGCGTCGGCCGGGACGGCGGGGGCTTTTTCACGGCCAGGGCGCGGACCGTGCCCGGCAGGTCGATTCCGGTGCCGGTTCCGGGGCCGAGGTAGCGGGCGTAGGCCATGGCCGACTTGATGTCGACCCCGGGACGCACGCCGTTGGACGACGCCATGACGCCTCGATAGATCCAGTGCTCACCGCGCGTCGTCGGCACGGTCCGTGTCGCGGGCAGCGTGGCACGGGCCCACGCGATGGCGTCGGCGTCGTCCAGGTCGACCACGGTGAGCCCGGCGCCGCCGGGGTGGTAGGCGACGGCGACGGCCCGCCGCCATGCGGCCGTCCAGGCCGGGGAGGTGAGGACGGCCGGGTCGGTGGTGGCGGCGGCCCATCCGTGGCACGGGGCCGGGCAGCCGCAGGGGCCGGGGGTCTTCATGTTCGGCCGGCCGCCGCACGCGTTGTCGGCGCACGAGGGGCAGTTGCCGAACGGCACCTTGCCGCGTCGCAGGGGCAGCACGGGCACCCCGGATGCGGCGAGGCGCAGCGCGGTGGGCAGGGGGGTGGGAGGCGTGGTCATGCGGCGGACCTCCTTTCCAGGGCGAGGAACTGCGTGGCGATCCACTGGGAGTAGGCCGGGGGGACGGCCTTGCGGGCTTCGAGGCTGGTCATCCAGGTGCAGCCCATGGCGTCGGCGTAGGCGCGCTCGCCCTTGTGCTCGAACGCGAGCAGGCCCTTGCGGTGCCAGCAGGGCGGGACCAGGTCCCCGCCGCCGCCCCACGACGTCTCGAACACGCGGTGGCGGCGCAGGCTGAGGCCGAACTGGGTCCCGCACAGCAGGTAGTCCGGGCGTAGCAGGCCCGCGGCTGCGGTCTCGGGGACGTTCTCCATCACCCATGGCCGGCCGGTGGCCTGCATGACCTGGCGCCCGGGGCCGACCAGGTCGGGGTGCGCGTCGGGGTTGCCCCGCCACTTCGTGACGGTGGCGTAGCGCTCGCACGGCCAGGAGCCGTGGACCAGGTCGAAGGTGTGGCCGTACCGGGCGCAGTACTCCAGGCCGTCGGCCTGGACGAACGGGAAGGGGTAGTTGGGCTGAGGGCGGATGTCGACGCCGACCACGTCGAACCCGGTGAGGTAGTAGCCCATGGACAGCCCGCCCGCGCCGCAACACAGGTCCAGCACCCGCAGCCCGTTCGGGCGGCGCAATGGCAGCACACGCGCGTTCATGCGGCCACCTCCAGACCGCGGGCGGCCAGCAGCTCCAGCGCGGCGCGGCCGATGTGCTCGGCGTAAGCGGGCGGGATGCACTCGCGGATGCCGTCGCGGTTCATCCACGGCACCCCCAGCACCCTGCGGGCCAGGGCGACGCCGGAGAAGTTGCCGACGAACTGCCCGTAGTGCCCGGGCGGGACCGGGCGGCCCATCTTGGCCTGCGGCACGAAGTGCGCGGGATGCTCGGGCTGCGCGAGGTGGAAGCCGCCGCCGGTCTCGAAGAACCGGTGCCGGTAATTGGCCAGACCGAACATCCGCCCGCACAGCATCACCGGAGCACGCAGCTTGGGCACCGCCCCGCGCACGTTCTCCATCACCCACGGACGCCCGGTCGTCTCCAGCGCCGCGCGGGTGGGGGCGATCAGGTCGGGGTGGTCGTTGGACTGGATGCGCTGGCACTCGCTGTCGTGCTGGCACGGCGGTGAGCCGTGGATGAAGTCGAACTCCGCGCCGTGCTCCAGGACGAACGCGATCGCGTCCGCCTGAACGAACCGGTACGGGTAGCGGGGCTGCGGGTCCTTGTCGACGCCGGTCACGTCAAAGCCGACGTCGGCGTAGCCCTTGGCGGCGCCACCCTGGCAGCAGTACAAGTCCAGCAGGCGCGGCCTGGTCCGGGACCTTGTGCGGGTGGGGATGTCGGTGGGGTGGGGCATGCTGGTGGTCTCCAGTTCTGTCGATGGAGCTGGGGTGAAGGGGCGGCCGCGGTCTTTGGCGAGATGGGCGGCTGCCCCGGCTTGCTGGGCACACGAGGGGGCGCAGTGACGACTGCATGGCTGGTGCTGGCTGTGGGCGACGACCGTCAGCACGGTGGAAACGACGGGTACGACGACGACCCGTCGCAGCACTACAGCTGGGACGACACTGTCCCCAACCACGGCCGCATCGCCGTGGGGGACGTGATCGCCCTTTGGGACAAGAAGAAGCTGCTCGGCGTCGGGGTGATCTCCGCGATCGAGACCGGACGAGAGACAAAGACGCTCTACTTCTGTCCCGAGTGCAAGAAGGCGAGTATCAAGCCGCGCAAACGGCTGAAGCCAGCATTCCGCTGCAACAAGTGCGGCGCCCTCTTCGACGTCCCGGGCAGCAAGACCCGGGAAGTAGTCACCTATCGTTCCCGGCACGGCGAGGCGTGGATGGACGGCCGCGGCCTGCTCACCGGACGGGAGTTGCGGGCGCTGTGCGACTCCCCCGACTCCCAGCTGAGCATGCGGCCCGCCCGCTGGGAGAAGCTGCGCGACGCCCTCATCGATGTCGCAGGCATCAGCCTTGCTGATCTGGACCTAGACGGGGACGGAGCAGGATCGCGGCGGCCGATCGCGGGCGGGCACCGGATGAAGAACGTCCGTACCCGTGTGGGGCAGGCACCCTTCCGCAAGCAGCTGCTCGCGGATCACGGCCAGGTGTGCGCGTTCACCGGACCGGCGCCGGCCGGGGCGCTCCAAGCCGCCCACCTCTACAGCTACGCAGAGGAAGAAGAACATCACGACTGGGGCGGTCTGCTGCTGCGCAATGACGTCCACAGCCTCTTCGACCGCGGGCAGATCGCCGTCAACCCCGATACCAGACGCATCGAGGTCGACGACGAACTCCTCCGCTACCCGGCATACGCCGAACTGCATGGCAAGGCACCCAGGGTCAGACTGCGACCCGAGCATGAGGTATGGCTGGCTGCGCACTGGCGCATCCACCGCTCCGCTGCCGTGTCCGTGCCTGCAAGCCGGAGCCCAGAAGCTGCGTCCCAGAGATGCGGAACGGCGTGACGACGGCCGCGGCCATAAGTGCGCGCACGACGGGCCACAGCGTGGCACTCCTGCGCGGCCCCTTCTCAGTGCTTGCTGCGGAACAGACGAAGGGTGATCCCGCCGACGCCGATCGGCCCGGCGGCGCCGCCGACCGCCACGGCAGCGTTCACGGCGAAGTCGAGCAGCGCGAGGAACGCGGCCACGAGACCGAAGACGCCGATGACTCCGGCGCCGGCGACGGCGATGGGGAACAGGTAGTGCCGCAGGGGTCGACCGGTGGGGTCGGTGTGGTGGACGACGATGACGACGGGGGCGCCGGTGGTTTCGGCGCGGCGGTAGGTGTCGGCGGGGATGTGCGGGGCGATGATCCTCGGCGGGTCATGGTGGGTCATGGCGGGTTCCCTCGGGTGTGTCGCGGGCCCGCGCCGGTGCGTGGCGCGGGCCCGTGCGGGTGGGTGTGATGGGCGGGTGTGACGCGGGCGTGACAGGCCGCTGTGATGGCGCGTCACACCCGCGTCCGCCTAGGGGTTTAGGTGTGACGGGCCCGTCACGTGTGACGGGTGTCAGGCAGCCGCGAGGGCGGGGACGATGCGCCACCGGCCGGTGGTGTTCGTCGCCTGCAGACGGCCTTCCTGCGCTGCTTCCTTGAGCCGCTTGGAGACCCAGGACCGGCCCAGGTTGTGGCGGTCGCACCAGTCGGTGAAGTCCTTCGGGCCCACGATCATCTGCCCGTTCTGCTCGAACTCCTCCAGCGCGGCCGCGAACAGTTCCCGGGCTTCCTCCGGGGACGGCTTGCGGCCGGTCTCCTGCCCGAAGATCGGGGCATCGTCCCCGTCTTCGGCCCCGGGCAGGTCCGCCTCCGGGTCGATACCGGCGTCCTCGGGGTCGACCAGCAGCCCGCCGTGGTTCATGTCGTCCTCCTCGGTGACGGCCCGGAGCGCCGCCGGCTGCAGCGCGTCGGTGGTGCGGCCGGTGTAGGCGGTGCCGGCAACGCCCATCGCCGCGCCGGCGGTGATCGGGTCGGCGGTGGCGCCGTTGCGCTGTACCCAGGTGGCCAGCAGCTCCATCACCGGGACGGCCCGGTGGGTGAAGCGGCGGGTGCGGCCCGGCGAGGGGTAGCGGTCCTCCGGGACACCCGGGGAGACGACGTAGCAGTAGCCCGGCCGCCGGTTCCCCCACGCGCCGGGGTGGGCGCCCGCGGCCAGCACCTCATCCGGCAGGCAGAACCCCTCATCGCGCGGGTCGCAGCCGAGTGCGATCACGGAGGGCAGGGAGGCCCGAGTGGAGGTGGACATCTGGTCGTAGGAAGGGCGCTGAAGGGACACGATCAGCGAGATACCGGCGGACCGTGCTTCCTGGGCGATGCCAGTGAACGCGTCGTCGCCCAGCGCCCGCAGGGTGTTGGCGGCTTCCTCGAACCAGGTGACCAGGAACGGCATGCCCGGGCAGTTGCACGCCCGGCCGTCGGCCCGGCAGGTGTGCTCCGGCCTGTTCTGCGGCTGGGCTGCGGCGGGGACCCACTGCCGGTAGCCGTGGGCGCCGAGCCAGCGGGTGCGGGCGGGGATGACCTCCTGGACGGCGGCCACCATGACCTCCGTTTCCGTGCCGCCCTCCGCAGCCCAGTCCAGGCCCGGCCGCAGGGGGGCGAAGTCCTGGAACGCCTTGGGGTCGGAGAACCACACGATCACGTCCCGCCGGGACAGGATCTCGGTGAGCAGGTTCAGGGCGGTGTCGCCCTTGCCGGAGCCGGTGCCGCCGGCGATGAGCCCGTGGGTGGAGTTGCGGCCCGCGTCCGGGTCGCCGGGCAGCCACATGACCAGCGGCGCGCCATCGTCGTAGCGGCCGATGAGCAGCGGCTCGGCGATCGAGCCGCCCAGGTTCGAGGGGCCCTCCCACTCCACCGTCTCGGCCAGCATGTCCTCGGGGACGATGACCAGGTCTCCGCGCCGGTTGGAGTCGGGGTCGGGGATGTACCGCACGGCGGAGGTCGGCAGGTCCAGGGCGGAGGCGATGTTGCCGAGAGCCTTGGCCATGTCGTCGTTGGTCTGCTCACCGGGGGCGAGCGCGACCGGTGCGGTGACCCGGTTGGGCTCCACCTTCGCCGCACCAATCTGCGCCCGCGCCAGGCCCACCTTTTCCAGCAGGCCCTTGTCGGAGCTTTCGCCGGGGGCGTCGTTGTGGCGCAGGACCATCCGCACGTTCCACGACAGGGCCAGCGCCGGCCCGCCCATCAGGTACAGGTCGTCCAGCGGTCCGGCGGTGGGGCCGGCCAGGCAGGCGGCGGTCACCCACGCCGATCCGGCGGCCACGGTGATGGCGGAGTGCAGGCGCCGCTGGGAGCTGGTCGACTTGCCCGCCCACCAGGTGACGCCGGTCAGTGCGACCGATGCGAGGGTGAGGCCGACGCCGGCCGCGGAACTGTCGGACCACCGCCAGTGCCCCAGCGCCCCCGCCAGACCCACACCGCCGGCGGCGAGCCACGGGGGCAGGTGCGGCTTGGCCCGGTTCAGCAGGTACGCCCGGACGGAGCCACCCGGTGCGGTGTTCGTGTCGGTGGTCAGGGCGAGCGGGTACGCCCGCCCGTCCTGATCGGTCCACTTGCGTGCCATGG carries:
- a CDS encoding DNA polymerase III subunit delta', with amino-acid sequence MTVWDDLVGQERVSEQLDAAARDADALVTAVSADTPPPEASKMTHAWLFTGPPGAGRNQAARAFAAALQCVSPDRALGGSPGCGFCDGCHTALVGTHADVSTVAAVGSQILVDDMRDTVRKSFTSPANGRWQVILVEDAERLNEKSANAVLKAVEEPAPRTVWLLCAPSIEDVLPTIRSRCRHLNLSTPSVEAVADMLVRREGVEPAAAMAAARATQGHVDRARRLATDPAARERRAAVLKLPLRVDDIGGCLRAAQELVDAAAEDAKQLAEDMDGKETEELKMAMGASAGGRMPRGTAGVMKELEDRQKRRRTRTQRDSLDLALSDLTSFYRDVLALQLGSRVAIANSDVGDVLERLARAGSPESTLRRIEAIAACRDALDRNVAPLLAVEAMTMALRAG
- a CDS encoding alpha/beta hydrolase, yielding MHNRRSSRPNTTADRTDVPGPSPRSPRTPGPRSRRARTVGALLVSAALLVSACSSGTTTTSAGAAAEAALAALPRATPATLTPYYAQKPKWRSCGVTGFECTTLKAPLDYAKPDDGDIRLAVARKKATGPGKRLGSLLVNPGGPGGSGVGYLQAYAGIGYPAEVRARYDMVAVDPRGVARSEPVRCLSGPKMDAYTQTDVTPDDQRETDGLVDAYQRFAAGCGARSPKLLRHVSTVEAARDMDIARAVLGDAKLNFVGASYGTFLGATYAGLFPDRAGRLVLDGAMDPSLPARRMNLDQTAGFETAFQSFAKDCVQQPDCPLGTKGTTTTAVGRNLKAFFGKLDARPIPTGDADGRRLGESLATTGVIAAMYDEGAWAQLREALSSAMKENDGAGLLVLSDSYYEREADGNYANLMFANAAVNCLDLPAAFDTPDEVRKALPAFEKASPVFGEGLAWASLNCAYWPVAATGEPRRIEARGAAPIVVVGTTRDPATPYRWARALAAQLSSARLLTYEGDGHTAYGRGSACIDSTINAYLLRGTPPTDGKRCS
- a CDS encoding tyrosine-type recombinase/integrase codes for the protein MSPRKPNMESSIYFGADGWWHGRVTMGVKSDGGPDRRHRRARTEAEIKRKVKELERQRDQGRAPAAGRKPTVAAWMETYLTDIASLKLKPRSLDDYWSKTRNDIIPGVGKHRIDKLQPEHLERMYRAMLDAGHAPSHVVKVHRILSRALKIAHRRRIIGENVATLVDPPSVDETEANPFTKEEAKAFLEAAAKRPTFMRWIVGVGMGFRQGETLGLRWSYVDLEAELFRPEWQLQRLTWRHGCADPHACGGRLHRFESCPPDCTAHRGYKRGCPKPCAKTCTKHASTCPRRKEGGLVFTRPKTKKSRNAVPIPPVFIPFLHDHKVQQEAARETAGELWQEHDVVFSRADGRPLDPRADYEEFKELLKEAGIDDRRLYDGSRHTAGTILNELGVDMPTIMEILRHTQISQTRRYVKGRSHLSKDAMRRMGEFFVPPQSTPIPGPTETRSETANTRAARAHRRRRIR
- a CDS encoding helix-turn-helix domain-containing protein, with amino-acid sequence MSTAIAAPVDRLLYKPEEAAEALAIGRSTVYELMAEGALKYIKLGRTRRIRRADLEAYVASLAPLPN
- a CDS encoding ATP-binding protein is translated as MSDDEKTPAREIITDYAQAHFRYFRTADGTVYAQRNGHPVARPIRSQGTTGSHRQELMVGLFKDGIGVFNGTAMKEALDLIEALALTEDVQPVHIRVAPGYDGATWLDLGRGDGQSVRIHPTGWDVRTPDPQEVCWRRTQLTGELPLPVKDTDGKGIDLLMRLCNFATAETECLAIAWLIGCLGPDVPVPAPFLTGPQGAGKSTGGRMLVRIIEGMTGDLRRAPKDEENLITAVAAGWVTALDNLSHMTPELSDAMCCIVTGAENVKRALFTDGDVFRIGYRRPLLLTGIDVGVIRPDLAERLLPLRLERPRVRRTEAELWSDFAQVLPVILGSLLDLTVQVRAAQADIPTDLRMADFAHLCAQLDAATGLGALAAYRASLDDLNDDVIEGDLLAQTVLKHAAGIEPGTEQRMTSAEWLHCLTGLYTGEECRPLPKGWPTTGKVLSDRLKRLQPTLAARGVLIDWGRTNTSRYIEIARPATAPPPSEQEAAF
- a CDS encoding bifunctional DNA primase/polymerase; protein product: MTTPPTPLPTALRLAASGVPVLPLRRGKVPFGNCPSCADNACGGRPNMKTPGPCGCPAPCHGWAAATTDPAVLTSPAWTAAWRRAVAVAYHPGGAGLTVVDLDDADAIAWARATLPATRTVPTTRGEHWIYRGVMASSNGVRPGVDIKSAMAYARYLGPGTGTGIDLPGTVRALAVKKPPPSRPTPHTVTTPDGSANGECPHRTPAYLERGIAMAEQRITEARSAVHASVYRTFLAVLSKHGRCGCLTDAHVTRLFAAAQAKGETARHCADAWANARTTLGL